From a single Vitis vinifera cultivar Pinot Noir 40024 chromosome 18, ASM3070453v1 genomic region:
- the LOC132253135 gene encoding secreted RxLR effector protein 161-like, whose translation MQTCKAGDVPVVKGDKLSNEQCPKNDLEKDAIKSIPYASDISSLMYAQVCTRPDIAFIVNVLGRYLSNPGHDHWVAAKKVMRYLQRTKDFMLVYRRVDNLEVVGYSDSDFGGCSDDRKSTSRYILMLAGGAISWKSVKQSLIASSTIYAKFVACYGASSQAVWLRNLILELQVVDSIFRSIVIYCDNNAVVSYSKNNKISTGSKHMEIKYLTVKDLVKKGDIVIKDKRTESMLADPLTKGLKPIMFKEHVVNMGVIKSFDSLV comes from the coding sequence ATGCAAACGTGCAAAGCTGGTGATGTACCTGTTGTGAAGGGAGATAAACTCAGTAATGAACAGTGTCCAAAGAATGATTTGGAAAAGGATGCCATAAAGAGTATTCCTTATGCTAGTGACATTAGTAGTCTGATGTATGCACAAGTATGTACGAGACCTGACATCGCCTTCATTGTTAATGTTCTTGGTAGATATTTGTCGAACCCTGGACATGATCATTGGGTTGCTGCAAAGAAAGTCATGAGATATCTACAAAGAACAAAGGATTTTATGCTTGTGTATAGGAGGGTGGATAATCTCGAGGTAGTTGGATACTCAGATTCTGATTTTGGTGGTTGTTCTGATGATCGCAAATCTACTTCAAGATACATTCTTATGTTAGCTGGTGGAGccatttcatggaaaagtgtcaaACAGAGCCTAATTGCATCCTCGACCATATATGCTAAGTTCGTAGCTTGTTATGGTGCATCATCTCAAGCTGTTTGGCTaagaaatttgattttagaGTTGCAAGTTGTTGATTCCATCTTTCGATCCATTGTGATTTATTGTGACAATAATGCAGTTGTGTCATACTCTAAGAACAATAAGATTAGTACGGGTTCTAAGCATATGGAAATCAAGTACCTTACAGTCAAGGACTTAGTGAAGAAAGGAGATATTGTGATTAAGGACAAAAGAACTGAGTCTATGCTAGCTGATCCTCTAACCAAAGGTTTAAAGCCCATAATGTTCAAGGAACATGTTGTGAATATGGGTGTCATTAAGTCTTTTGATTCTTTGGTTTAG